In the genome of Streptomyces sp. NBC_00190, one region contains:
- a CDS encoding ABC transporter permease, whose translation MHATPSPPGRSLSRLGPALGAAGALLALWSLLAWSGAVAPGLLPTPGETAAALADSARSGILAADLGASLARAGQGFVLGALVGSALGFATGHLPRLSAAVTPLVSFLRPIPAIALVPLATAWFGIGETAKRLLIAYAVLLAVWLYVHDGVSRVPASHLRAARSLGAPLHRRFTEVLLPAAAPALLAALRYGASVALLALVAAELGGADSGLAYRLQVDGQFLRVDRMFAGLFVLGLLGVAVDLVLAAVGRRFVHWSAS comes from the coding sequence GTGCACGCCACCCCCTCACCGCCCGGCCGGAGCCTCAGCCGGCTCGGGCCGGCCCTGGGCGCGGCAGGTGCCCTGCTCGCGCTGTGGTCCCTGCTCGCCTGGTCCGGTGCGGTGGCCCCGGGGCTGCTGCCCACCCCCGGCGAGACCGCGGCCGCGCTCGCGGACAGCGCCCGCAGCGGCATCCTGGCCGCTGATCTCGGCGCCAGCCTGGCCCGCGCCGGGCAGGGTTTCGTGCTCGGTGCCCTCGTGGGCAGCGCGCTGGGCTTCGCCACCGGCCATCTGCCGAGGCTGTCCGCCGCCGTCACCCCGCTCGTCTCCTTCCTGCGCCCGATCCCGGCCATCGCGCTGGTGCCGCTCGCGACCGCCTGGTTCGGCATCGGGGAGACCGCCAAGCGCCTGCTCATCGCGTACGCCGTGCTGCTCGCCGTCTGGCTGTACGTACACGACGGGGTCTCCCGGGTGCCGGCGTCCCATCTGAGGGCGGCTCGGTCGCTGGGCGCGCCGCTGCACCGGCGGTTCACCGAGGTGCTGCTGCCCGCCGCCGCGCCCGCACTGCTCGCCGCGTTGCGGTACGGGGCCTCGGTGGCGCTGCTCGCCCTGGTGGCGGCGGAACTGGGCGGCGCGGACAGCGGGTTGGCGTACCGGCTCCAGGTGGACGGCCAGTTCCTGCGCGTGGACCGGATGTTCGCCGGGCTGTTCGTGCTCGGGCTGCTCGGCGTGGCCGTCGACCTCGTACTGGCCGCGGTCGGCCGCCGGTTCGTGCACTGGAGCGCCTCATGA
- a CDS encoding ABC transporter ATP-binding protein produces MSLGVRLEGLSVHYGAAPVLERTDLELPAGSFTALLGPSGCGKSTVLNLVAGFVRPAEGRVTVGSAPVRGPGPERGVVFQHYALFPWRTARGNVEFALKRLGLPRPERRRRALAALAEVGLADGAEKYPAQLSGGMQQRVALARALAAEPEVLLMDEPFGALDALTRTRMQTLLRELWQRRGTTVLFVTHDIDEALALAERVVVLGGTPGRVLADHTVPAGPPDLDLRSLIARHLGSD; encoded by the coding sequence ATGAGCCTGGGAGTACGACTGGAGGGGCTATCGGTCCACTACGGGGCCGCCCCGGTGCTGGAGCGCACCGATCTGGAGCTCCCGGCGGGCTCGTTCACGGCGCTGCTGGGGCCCAGCGGGTGCGGCAAGTCCACGGTTCTCAATCTGGTGGCCGGGTTCGTGCGGCCCGCCGAAGGGCGGGTGACGGTGGGTTCCGCCCCCGTGCGCGGGCCGGGCCCGGAGCGGGGCGTGGTCTTCCAGCACTACGCGCTGTTCCCCTGGCGCACCGCCCGCGGCAACGTCGAATTCGCCCTCAAGCGGCTCGGCCTGCCGCGTCCGGAGCGCCGCCGGCGCGCCCTCGCGGCACTGGCCGAGGTAGGGCTGGCGGACGGCGCCGAGAAGTACCCGGCGCAGCTGTCCGGCGGCATGCAGCAGCGTGTGGCACTGGCCCGTGCCCTGGCCGCCGAGCCCGAAGTGCTGCTGATGGACGAGCCGTTCGGAGCGCTGGACGCACTGACCCGGACCCGGATGCAGACCCTGCTGCGGGAGCTGTGGCAGCGCCGCGGAACCACCGTCCTGTTCGTCACGCACGACATCGACGAGGCACTGGCCCTCGCCGAACGGGTCGTCGTCCTCGGCGGAACCCCTGGGCGGGTGCTGGCCGACCACACCGTGCCCGCCGGGCCGCCCGACCTGGACCTGCGCTCACTGATCGCCCGTCATCTCGGCTCCGACTGA
- a CDS encoding ABC transporter substrate-binding protein, with protein sequence MLRPRAVAALLTAAVLTSACAGGSGPAAGGRSAVSLAGSDHLGGAPVYVAQEHGLWSAEGIDATVTAQPSGRDALNAVLGGQAQLGVVGDLPAVTAALSGRELRIVADLSRFSDWRLLTRTDRQITGFAALKGRTVGVPQGTNVEYALSRMLASAQLTAADVTVVNLAPNQVTLALARVDIDAGVTFPSFYDAARTTLGDRYAELPFTGYTARTLLVAGPAATEGTTTAVLRALLKAQGEIAADPAAARKAVLAQSKGALQAGYVDAFQPRYGYGATLSPELLAQLEQEAGWAKAAQSLPGSADRAALLKHLHPAPLTAVDPAAVTVR encoded by the coding sequence ATGCTCAGACCCCGTGCAGTGGCCGCACTGTTGACGGCGGCCGTGCTCACCTCGGCCTGCGCCGGCGGCTCCGGCCCCGCGGCCGGCGGCCGCTCCGCCGTCTCCCTCGCCGGGAGCGACCACCTCGGCGGGGCGCCCGTCTACGTCGCCCAGGAGCACGGGCTGTGGTCCGCCGAGGGCATCGACGCCACCGTGACCGCCCAGCCCAGCGGGCGGGACGCCCTGAACGCCGTGCTCGGCGGTCAGGCGCAGCTCGGCGTCGTGGGTGATCTGCCCGCGGTGACGGCCGCGCTGAGTGGGCGCGAGCTGCGGATCGTCGCCGACCTGTCCCGGTTCTCCGACTGGCGCCTGCTGACCCGGACCGACCGGCAGATCACCGGGTTCGCCGCGCTGAAGGGCCGCACGGTCGGAGTCCCGCAGGGTACGAACGTCGAGTACGCCCTGTCACGGATGCTCGCCTCCGCGCAGCTGACGGCCGCTGACGTGACCGTGGTCAACCTCGCCCCGAACCAGGTCACTTTGGCGCTGGCCCGAGTCGACATCGACGCCGGGGTCACCTTCCCCAGCTTCTACGACGCCGCCCGCACCACCCTCGGTGACCGCTACGCCGAGCTCCCCTTCACCGGCTACACGGCCCGGACCCTGCTCGTCGCGGGTCCGGCGGCGACCGAGGGGACCACCACGGCCGTGCTTCGGGCGCTGCTGAAGGCCCAGGGCGAGATCGCCGCCGACCCGGCCGCCGCGCGAAAGGCCGTACTCGCCCAGTCCAAGGGCGCGCTCCAGGCCGGCTATGTGGACGCCTTCCAGCCCCGCTACGGCTACGGCGCGACCCTCTCGCCCGAGCTGCTGGCCCAGTTGGAGCAGGAGGCCGGCTGGGCGAAGGCCGCCCAGAGCCTGCCGGGCTCCGCCGACCGCGCCGCGCTGCTGAAGCATCTGCACCCCGCGCCCCTGACGGCCGTCGACCCGGCCGCCGTCACCGTCCGCTGA
- a CDS encoding aryl-sulfate sulfotransferase, giving the protein MTVDQNTLRRRGVGLNAHDPARSYGGYTLYTPITSTGEIHLVDIEGRPVHTWNSPHPPGRQAQLLPGGNLFYAAKDTSSPTLFPIWDVYHGGIFQELAPDSTVLREVRHPFHHHDASILRNGNLIVTVVEPLDPADAARIRGGIPGSEAAGGVIYGDVVYELTWGGEEVWRWAAIEHLDPEEFPLDTHFAREHWPMANTVNERADGSIVLGFRSASSTVAVDRADGSVLWHIGPDVLAQQHHPHELAGGNILVFDNGTYRDTTSVPYSRVLELDPRTGKEVWSYEDNPPQNFYSPYMSSAQRLPNGNTFIAEGSFGRLFEVTPAGDVVWEFVVPQFRSFGEGVGLESSAGAQNSVFRAYRYSADQFPWL; this is encoded by the coding sequence ATGACCGTCGACCAGAACACCCTGCGCCGCCGCGGCGTCGGCCTGAACGCCCATGACCCCGCCCGCAGTTACGGCGGCTACACCCTCTACACGCCCATCACCAGCACCGGCGAGATCCACCTCGTCGACATCGAGGGCCGGCCCGTCCACACCTGGAACTCCCCGCACCCGCCCGGCCGCCAGGCGCAGCTCCTCCCGGGCGGCAACCTCTTCTACGCGGCCAAGGACACCAGCAGCCCCACCCTCTTCCCCATCTGGGACGTCTACCACGGCGGCATCTTCCAGGAACTGGCCCCCGACTCCACGGTCCTGCGCGAGGTCCGCCACCCCTTCCACCACCACGACGCCTCGATCCTGCGCAACGGCAACCTCATCGTCACCGTCGTCGAACCCCTGGACCCGGCCGACGCGGCCCGCATCCGGGGCGGCATCCCCGGCTCCGAAGCCGCGGGCGGGGTGATCTACGGGGACGTGGTGTACGAGCTGACCTGGGGCGGGGAAGAGGTGTGGCGCTGGGCCGCCATCGAGCACCTCGACCCCGAGGAGTTCCCGCTGGACACGCACTTCGCCCGTGAGCACTGGCCCATGGCCAACACCGTCAACGAACGCGCCGACGGCTCGATCGTCCTGGGCTTCCGCAGCGCGTCCTCCACCGTGGCCGTCGACCGCGCCGACGGGTCCGTGCTGTGGCACATCGGCCCCGACGTCCTGGCGCAGCAGCACCACCCGCACGAGCTGGCGGGCGGCAACATCCTGGTCTTCGACAACGGCACCTACCGCGACACCACGTCCGTTCCGTACTCGCGGGTGCTGGAGCTCGACCCGCGGACGGGCAAGGAGGTGTGGTCGTACGAGGACAACCCGCCGCAGAACTTCTACAGCCCGTACATGTCCAGCGCGCAGCGCCTGCCGAACGGGAACACCTTCATCGCGGAGGGCTCCTTCGGCCGGCTCTTCGAGGTGACGCCCGCCGGTGACGTGGTGTGGGAGTTCGTGGTCCCGCAGTTCCGGTCCTTCGGCGAGGGCGTGGGCCTGGAGTCCTCGGCCGGCGCCCAGAACTCCGTCTTCCGCGCCTACCGGTACTCCGCCGACCAGTTCCCCTGGCTGTGA